In Kitasatospora sp. NA04385, a single genomic region encodes these proteins:
- a CDS encoding class I SAM-dependent methyltransferase: MAGAVGAPGSYLFDNGSAHAAGQHRCLAAWLDPISTGALRAGGVRPGMRCLDVGTGAGSIALWLADRVAPGGSVLATDLVPLPVPERPGLTVLRHDVVRDELPEGAFDLVHVRLVLSHLPEREAVLARLFAALRPGGVLHLLEFDAEYAPVLTVPDRRAGELYRRYQQAKLRAFRARGSHQGWGRECAGALVRAGFTGVEAEVRVGTLAPGTPQLEMQAHNTRHLREALLREGLTEDELAELRALFADPRFRACSNVVYAVRGRRP; encoded by the coding sequence ATGGCGGGCGCGGTCGGGGCGCCGGGGTCGTACCTGTTCGACAACGGGAGCGCGCACGCGGCCGGGCAGCACCGCTGTCTGGCGGCCTGGCTGGACCCGATCAGCACCGGCGCGCTGCGGGCGGGCGGGGTCCGGCCCGGGATGCGCTGCCTGGACGTGGGCACCGGGGCCGGGAGCATCGCGCTCTGGCTGGCCGACCGGGTGGCGCCCGGCGGCTCGGTGCTGGCGACCGACCTGGTGCCGCTGCCGGTGCCGGAGCGGCCCGGGCTGACGGTGCTGCGGCACGACGTGGTGCGGGACGAACTGCCGGAGGGCGCCTTCGACCTGGTGCACGTCCGGCTGGTGCTCTCCCACCTGCCGGAGCGGGAGGCGGTGCTGGCGCGGCTGTTCGCCGCGCTGCGGCCCGGCGGGGTGCTGCACCTGCTGGAGTTCGACGCCGAGTACGCGCCGGTGCTCACCGTCCCGGACCGGCGGGCCGGGGAGCTCTACCGGCGGTACCAGCAGGCGAAGTTGCGGGCCTTCCGGGCCCGCGGCTCGCACCAGGGCTGGGGGCGGGAGTGCGCCGGGGCGCTGGTGCGGGCCGGGTTCACCGGGGTGGAGGCGGAGGTCCGGGTCGGCACGCTGGCGCCCGGGACGCCGCAGCTGGAGATGCAGGCGCACAACACCCGGCACCTGCGGGAGGCGCTGCTCCGGGAGGGCCTGACCGAGGACGAACTCGCCGAGCTGCGCGCCCTGTTCGCCGATCCGCGGTTCCGGGCCTGCTCGAACGTGGTGTACGCGGTGCGCGGGCGGCGGCCGTGA